In a genomic window of Akkermansia massiliensis:
- a CDS encoding family 20 glycosylhydrolase, giving the protein MKFLLLSFAWMCMACAGAWGQDTAPSFPANGANYRLFPADQPPLVPKPQQLHWTGKAIRVQSVRILAPSPSRTSYPEQMKFIVSELKSFLADHRVKVAPDGAFAVKFVKGEVKAGTENPKLKEEAYSLRVTPGGALITAADTRGFYYGMKTLEQLLLRRGGTTTIAACDIVDWPDFEIRGFMNDVGRNYMPLPLIAQELDSMAQLKLNVYHFHFTEHPGWRLESKIYPELNDPKNFTRMPGKFYTQKEFKQLVEYCRLRNILLIPEMDMPGHSQAFRKALNVKMSDEKATKALVALIKEMCALVPKEKMPIIHIGTDEAHGKDEQVNNDILKEYINAVESCGRTPMRWHPGLTPKGYNGSILQLWSGRQNRGAWPVNGSKYVDSLETYLNHLDPFETAMTMYFRRACPFQNADGLGMMLCSFPDLEITDPRNQVLQTPVYAGMAFVSEPLWNNPHEKVQGDPNQDEYMKYFSNLPVQGDPLLKGFAEYENRVLAIRDRFFVNKEFNYVRQANIPWKLLGPIPNGGKTETEFAPEADNKTGKMKDSYEIDGVTYEWSKDAYTGATIIFKHYCDFPTLFNGAKMGAYPHKNHTYYAQTWIYSPKAQTVPFWISGHTWATSDWRNGPASVPGKWFHANPRFFVNGQEIDPPQWKKPRNGGVLVDENYHFREPSMVPLKKGWNRVLVKSPSNNSARRWMFTFVPVQVNPKTPGCNVKEYPGLKFAAEPK; this is encoded by the coding sequence ATGAAGTTCCTTTTATTATCGTTTGCGTGGATGTGCATGGCGTGCGCCGGGGCGTGGGGGCAGGATACGGCTCCCTCCTTCCCGGCGAACGGAGCCAATTACAGGCTGTTCCCGGCGGACCAGCCGCCCCTGGTTCCCAAGCCCCAGCAGCTGCACTGGACCGGCAAGGCCATTCGCGTGCAGTCCGTTCGCATCCTGGCCCCGTCTCCGTCCAGGACTTCCTATCCGGAACAGATGAAGTTCATCGTTTCCGAATTGAAGTCCTTCCTGGCGGACCACCGGGTGAAGGTGGCTCCGGACGGGGCGTTCGCCGTCAAGTTCGTGAAGGGGGAGGTGAAGGCCGGCACGGAGAATCCCAAGCTGAAGGAGGAGGCCTATTCACTCCGCGTGACTCCCGGCGGCGCGCTGATTACGGCGGCGGACACCAGGGGGTTTTATTACGGCATGAAGACGCTGGAGCAGCTTCTTCTGCGCCGCGGCGGGACGACGACCATCGCCGCCTGCGATATCGTGGACTGGCCGGATTTTGAAATCCGCGGGTTCATGAACGACGTGGGCCGCAATTACATGCCGCTCCCCCTGATCGCGCAGGAGCTGGATTCCATGGCGCAGCTTAAGCTGAACGTGTACCACTTCCATTTCACGGAGCATCCCGGCTGGCGGCTGGAGTCCAAGATTTATCCGGAACTGAATGATCCCAAGAATTTCACCCGCATGCCGGGCAAATTCTATACGCAGAAGGAGTTCAAGCAATTGGTGGAGTACTGCCGCCTGCGCAACATCCTGCTGATTCCGGAGATGGACATGCCGGGGCACAGCCAGGCGTTCCGGAAGGCGCTCAACGTGAAGATGAGCGATGAAAAGGCCACGAAGGCCCTGGTGGCCCTGATCAAGGAGATGTGCGCCCTGGTTCCCAAGGAGAAGATGCCCATCATCCACATCGGCACGGACGAGGCCCACGGCAAGGACGAGCAGGTGAACAATGACATTCTGAAGGAATACATCAATGCGGTGGAATCCTGCGGCCGCACGCCCATGAGGTGGCACCCCGGTCTGACGCCTAAGGGCTATAACGGCTCCATCCTGCAATTGTGGTCCGGCCGCCAGAACCGCGGCGCATGGCCTGTCAACGGGTCCAAGTACGTGGATTCCCTGGAGACCTACCTGAACCACCTCGATCCGTTTGAAACGGCCATGACCATGTACTTCCGCCGGGCCTGCCCGTTCCAGAATGCGGACGGCCTGGGCATGATGCTGTGCTCTTTCCCGGACCTGGAAATTACGGACCCGCGCAACCAGGTTCTCCAGACGCCCGTTTACGCAGGGATGGCGTTCGTTTCCGAGCCCTTGTGGAACAATCCCCATGAAAAGGTGCAGGGAGACCCCAACCAGGACGAGTACATGAAGTATTTCTCCAACCTGCCCGTGCAGGGGGACCCGTTGCTGAAAGGATTTGCGGAGTATGAAAACCGCGTGCTCGCCATCCGGGACCGCTTCTTCGTGAACAAGGAGTTCAATTACGTGCGGCAGGCCAATATTCCGTGGAAGCTGCTGGGCCCCATTCCCAACGGAGGGAAGACGGAAACGGAGTTCGCCCCGGAGGCGGACAACAAGACCGGGAAGATGAAGGATTCCTACGAGATTGACGGCGTTACCTACGAGTGGTCCAAGGACGCCTACACCGGAGCCACCATCATCTTCAAGCATTACTGCGATTTCCCGACGCTGTTCAACGGGGCGAAGATGGGGGCCTATCCCCACAAGAACCACACCTATTACGCGCAGACCTGGATTTATTCCCCGAAGGCGCAGACGGTGCCCTTCTGGATCAGCGGTCATACCTGGGCCACGTCCGACTGGCGCAACGGCCCGGCGAGCGTCCCCGGCAAGTGGTTCCACGCGAATCCCAGGTTCTTCGTGAACGGGCAGGAGATTGACCCCCCGCAATGGAAGAAGCCGCGCAACGGCGGCGTGCTGGTGGATGAAAACTACCATTTCCGGGAGCCTTCCATGGTTCCCCTGAAGAAGGGCTGGAACCGCGTGCTGGTGAAGAGCCCCAGCAACAATTCCGCGCGCCGGTGGATGTTCACGTTCGTTCCGGTGCAGGTGAACCCCAAGACGCCCGGCTGCAACGTGAAGGAGTATCCCGGCCTCAAGTTCGCCGCGGAACCGAAGTAA
- a CDS encoding MATE family efflux transporter, whose product MAAQSRNIAELENASVWRLLVQYSLPSIAGMVVYSLYNIIDSVFIGHGVGPLALSGLAVTFPIMNLTFALGTLVGIGGAAISSIRLGKKDQEGTERTLGNVLIMSLIAAVVLVVPTLLFLTEILTAFGASGQTLAYAYDFMLVTLLGLPVTYVFFNLNHVMRATGYPKKAMGSTLLSVGINIILAPIFIFWFKWGITGAALATLLAQVTGMARVLLHFSDAASTVHFRRGIWELRKAIVTGILSIGMAPCLVNVCGSAVTIAINRQLADHGGDLAIGAYGIINRILILFAMLVIGLTQGMQPIIGYNHGAMKPGRVLLTLKYGVLAGTSFTTLGFLACVFFPRGIAGLFTDDAALISLAANGLTICVLAFPLIGSQIIIGNFFQAIGKARLAIFLSLTRQMLFLLPFLLVLPRFWGQDGVWASLPLADVLSFIVTLLFIRRFLKYYRLKNRHYLDHSTAEA is encoded by the coding sequence ATGGCAGCCCAGTCACGCAACATCGCAGAATTGGAAAACGCATCCGTATGGCGTCTGCTGGTCCAGTACTCCCTGCCCTCCATCGCCGGCATGGTGGTGTACTCCCTGTACAACATCATTGACAGCGTCTTCATCGGCCACGGCGTGGGCCCCCTGGCCCTGTCCGGCCTGGCCGTCACCTTCCCCATCATGAACCTGACCTTTGCGCTGGGCACGCTGGTGGGCATCGGCGGGGCGGCCATCAGCTCCATCCGTCTGGGCAAGAAGGACCAGGAGGGGACGGAGCGCACGCTGGGGAACGTCCTCATCATGAGCCTGATCGCCGCCGTGGTGCTGGTGGTTCCCACACTGCTCTTCCTGACGGAAATCCTGACCGCCTTCGGCGCCAGCGGGCAAACCCTCGCCTACGCGTACGACTTCATGCTCGTCACCCTGCTGGGGCTGCCCGTCACGTACGTCTTTTTCAACCTCAACCACGTGATGAGGGCCACCGGCTACCCGAAAAAGGCCATGGGCTCCACCCTGCTCTCCGTGGGGATCAACATCATCCTGGCTCCCATCTTCATCTTCTGGTTCAAATGGGGCATCACCGGGGCAGCCCTGGCCACCCTGCTGGCCCAGGTCACCGGCATGGCGCGCGTGCTGCTCCACTTCTCGGACGCGGCCAGCACGGTCCACTTCCGCCGCGGCATCTGGGAACTGCGCAAGGCCATCGTCACCGGCATCCTGTCCATCGGCATGGCTCCGTGCCTGGTAAACGTATGCGGCAGCGCGGTCACCATCGCCATCAACAGGCAGCTTGCGGACCACGGGGGGGACCTGGCTATCGGCGCTTACGGCATCATCAACCGCATTCTCATCCTGTTCGCCATGCTCGTCATCGGCCTCACGCAGGGCATGCAGCCCATCATCGGCTACAACCACGGGGCCATGAAGCCGGGGCGCGTCCTGCTCACCCTCAAGTACGGCGTGCTGGCGGGCACTTCCTTCACCACGCTGGGCTTCCTGGCCTGCGTTTTCTTCCCCCGCGGCATTGCCGGGCTCTTCACGGATGACGCCGCGCTCATCAGCCTGGCGGCCAACGGCCTCACCATCTGCGTGCTGGCCTTCCCGCTCATCGGCAGCCAGATCATCATCGGCAACTTCTTCCAGGCCATCGGGAAGGCCCGTCTGGCCATCTTCCTTTCCCTGACGCGCCAGATGCTCTTCCTGCTGCCGTTCCTGCTGGTGCTGCCCAGGTTCTGGGGACAGGACGGCGTCTGGGCCTCCCTCCCGCTGGCGGACGTGCTCTCCTTCATCGTCACCCTGCTCTTCATCCGGAGGTTCCTCAAATACTACCGGCTGAAAAACAGGCACTACCTGGACCACAGCACGGCCGAAGCGTGA
- a CDS encoding alpha-amylase, which translates to MKNGIMMQYFEWNLPNDGQFWNKLKEDAPHLEEIGVTAVWIPPAYKGKEQNDVGYGTYDLFDLGEFDQKNTVRTKYGTKQELQDAIKALHEHHVGVYLDAVMNHKAGADYTEKFMAKEVDQQNRDKEITDAYEIEGWTGFNFPGRGDKYSDFKWHWYHFTGTDYDAATEKTSIFKIMGDGKSWSEGVDEENGNYDYLMFANLDFDHPEVVKEMEKWGVWVSRELDLDGMRLDAIKHINDEFIKKFLAAVRKDRGEDFYAVGEYWKQDLDSLNEYLKEERYKVDLFDVPLHYNMYQASKQGRDYDLSKILDGTLVQNHPTLAVTFVDNHDSQWGSSLESAVEDWFKPSAYALILLMKEGYPCIFYGDYYGVSGNPPMHRGIIDNLLEIRKNHAFGEQNYYFDHPNTIGFTRVGNDDHPHSGVAVLISNGEDGDKVMNVGKQHAGETWKEATGNVEETVAIDEEGNGQFLVHGGNVAVWIPENAPQDPKQDARVEDEE; encoded by the coding sequence ATGAAAAACGGAATCATGATGCAATATTTTGAGTGGAACCTGCCCAACGACGGGCAGTTCTGGAACAAGCTGAAGGAAGACGCCCCCCATCTGGAAGAGATAGGCGTCACAGCTGTCTGGATTCCCCCGGCCTACAAGGGCAAGGAACAGAACGACGTGGGCTACGGCACCTACGACCTGTTTGACCTAGGGGAATTCGACCAGAAGAACACGGTCCGCACCAAATACGGCACCAAGCAGGAACTCCAGGACGCCATCAAGGCCCTTCATGAACACCATGTGGGCGTCTACCTGGACGCCGTCATGAACCACAAGGCCGGAGCGGACTATACGGAAAAATTCATGGCCAAGGAAGTGGACCAGCAGAACCGGGACAAGGAAATCACGGACGCCTACGAAATCGAAGGCTGGACCGGCTTCAACTTCCCCGGCCGCGGAGACAAGTACTCCGACTTCAAATGGCACTGGTACCACTTCACCGGCACGGACTACGACGCCGCTACGGAAAAAACTTCCATCTTCAAGATCATGGGGGACGGGAAAAGCTGGAGCGAAGGCGTGGACGAAGAAAACGGCAACTATGACTACCTCATGTTCGCCAACCTGGACTTCGACCACCCGGAAGTGGTGAAAGAAATGGAAAAATGGGGCGTCTGGGTATCCCGGGAACTGGACCTGGACGGCATGAGGCTGGACGCCATCAAGCACATCAATGACGAGTTCATCAAGAAATTCCTGGCCGCCGTCCGCAAGGACAGGGGAGAGGATTTCTACGCCGTGGGCGAATACTGGAAGCAGGACCTGGACTCCCTGAACGAATACCTCAAGGAGGAACGCTACAAGGTGGACCTGTTTGACGTGCCCCTGCACTACAACATGTACCAGGCTTCCAAGCAGGGCCGCGATTACGACCTTTCCAAGATTCTGGACGGCACCCTGGTCCAGAACCACCCCACGCTGGCCGTCACCTTTGTGGACAACCATGACTCCCAGTGGGGCAGCTCCCTGGAATCAGCCGTGGAAGACTGGTTCAAGCCCTCCGCCTATGCGCTCATCCTGCTCATGAAGGAAGGCTATCCCTGCATCTTCTACGGAGACTACTACGGAGTAAGCGGCAACCCGCCCATGCACCGCGGCATCATCGACAACCTGCTGGAAATCCGCAAAAACCATGCCTTCGGGGAGCAGAACTACTACTTTGACCACCCGAACACCATCGGCTTCACCCGCGTGGGGAATGACGACCACCCGCATTCCGGCGTGGCCGTGCTCATCTCCAACGGAGAGGACGGGGACAAGGTGATGAACGTGGGCAAGCAGCACGCCGGGGAAACCTGGAAGGAAGCCACCGGAAACGTGGAGGAAACCGTCGCCATTGACGAGGAAGGCAACGGCCAGTTCCTCGTCCACGGCGGCAACGTGGCCGTCTGGATTCCGGAAAACGCTCCGCAGGACCCCAAGCAGGACGCGAGGGTGGAAGACGAGGAATAA
- a CDS encoding YhcH/YjgK/YiaL family protein: protein MRPLRDGACAMIIASLSDSARYESLNPLFQRAFDFVREAGPASLEPGPHVLEEDALIVMVNEPAMKKPEKARMEVHDRFIDIHVPLSREEGFAWKDRSALEKPSEPFNMEKDAQHYDDAPDTSFTVKPGQFAVFFPEDAHAGCIGEGALRKLVIKVRTA, encoded by the coding sequence ATGAGACCGCTCCGGGATGGAGCCTGCGCCATGATTATTGCCTCCCTTTCCGATTCCGCCCGTTACGAGTCTTTGAATCCCCTTTTCCAGCGGGCTTTCGATTTTGTCAGGGAGGCCGGTCCGGCTTCCCTGGAACCGGGCCCCCACGTCCTGGAGGAAGACGCCCTGATTGTGATGGTGAATGAGCCGGCGATGAAGAAGCCGGAGAAGGCCCGCATGGAAGTGCACGACAGGTTCATTGACATCCACGTTCCCCTTTCACGGGAGGAAGGGTTTGCGTGGAAGGACCGCTCTGCCCTGGAAAAGCCTTCCGAACCGTTCAACATGGAAAAGGACGCGCAGCATTACGACGATGCGCCGGACACCTCTTTTACCGTGAAGCCGGGGCAGTTCGCCGTCTTTTTCCCGGAGGACGCCCATGCCGGCTGCATCGGGGAAGGGGCTCTCCGTAAACTGGTGATTAAAGTCAGAACGGCCTGA
- a CDS encoding PEP-CTERM sorting domain-containing protein (PEP-CTERM proteins occur, often in large numbers, in the proteomes of bacteria that also encode an exosortase, a predicted intramembrane cysteine proteinase. The presence of a PEP-CTERM domain at a protein's C-terminus predicts cleavage within the sorting domain, followed by covalent anchoring to some some component of the (usually Gram-negative) cell surface. Many PEP-CTERM proteins exhibit an unusual sequence composition that includes large numbers of potential glycosylation sites. Expression of one such protein has been shown restore the ability of a bacterium to form floc, a type of biofilm.) — MKKALYLIIHLAVASLAGVAAAATVELMPDIGAMTGQGYNSAGRLAGDGITGDDVKNWLGSRADGWYTTTGNGDMRWGNATSNTEDQTINLPSMSGTAGVCFGLKMTIENIQDYSGLSFSMNLTPSGTTGTYTYSVWYETRDGEMVELCKGTRNNDGSPWNVHYDLTEDQLRAMKENGNGKVYAVVGSSGGRGGDNATVEDLSLEGTLAVPEPAAASLSLLGLAAMMLRRRRVRA, encoded by the coding sequence ATGAAGAAAGCATTATACCTCATCATCCACCTGGCCGTGGCCTCTCTGGCAGGCGTCGCTGCGGCGGCAACCGTCGAGCTGATGCCCGACATCGGCGCCATGACGGGCCAGGGCTACAACTCAGCGGGACGCCTTGCCGGGGACGGCATCACGGGAGACGACGTTAAAAACTGGCTCGGTTCTCGGGCTGACGGATGGTACACCACTACCGGCAACGGCGACATGCGCTGGGGGAATGCCACCTCCAACACGGAAGACCAGACCATCAACCTGCCCAGCATGTCCGGCACGGCGGGCGTCTGCTTCGGTCTGAAAATGACCATTGAAAACATTCAGGATTACTCCGGCCTGAGCTTCAGCATGAACCTCACCCCGTCCGGAACCACCGGAACGTACACGTATTCCGTCTGGTATGAAACCAGGGACGGGGAAATGGTGGAACTCTGCAAGGGAACGAGGAACAATGACGGCTCCCCCTGGAACGTTCACTATGACCTCACGGAAGACCAGTTGAGAGCCATGAAGGAAAACGGCAACGGCAAGGTCTATGCCGTGGTGGGAAGCTCCGGAGGCCGGGGAGGAGATAACGCCACCGTGGAAGACCTTTCCCTGGAAGGGACGCTGGCCGTCCCCGAACCGGCCGCGGCCTCCCTGAGCCTGCTGGGGCTTGCCGCCATGATGCTGCGCCGCCGCAGGGTGCGCGCCTGA